The genome window ACAGGACACCTCCTGCTTTCAGGAGGCCGTACAGGAGGAAGAGTCCGACGCATGCCCAGAGAAGGGCCATCTCCGTCCTCTTCAGCCTCTGCTCGTCCCCTGACCCGAAGACGATCCCTGCCGCCCCAAGGAAGAGGGCGGCGGCGATGGCTATCAGGGCGGCCGACGGGCGCTGGACTGCCTGGACGACAAGGATGGCGCCGTAGATTGCCACACCGGCGGCGACGGCGTTTCTGATCATAGTCACAGGATCACCCCCGCGAGAAGGACATAGACGACGATGAGGCCGGCCACCCCGATCTGGATGGTGACCGTGTCGAAGGGGGAGAGCATCGGCGTCAGTGCGCAGATGAACGAGAGGGAGAGGAGGAGGAGCACCATCGTCACGGCCGCAAGGAGCAGGGGCATCGGCCCCATGAAGAGGAGGATGAAGGCGTACAGGAGGACGAAGGTCTTGAGCGCGAAGGCTGCATCCAGTCCGGCACGCCAGACCCCGAAGTGCTCGGTGACATTGCCGCTGACGATCTCCTTGCTCTCGATGACGGCGAAGGGGCTGTAGTGCATCTTCGCCAGGACGACGATGTACAGGGCGATGGCCGCGGGCGGGACCGCAAGGAGGAGGGGACCGTGCACTGCCTGCCATGCCTGGATGTCCGAGATCATCAGTGACCCGGTGACCAGGTACACGGCGGCGATCGTGGCGAAGAGCGGGATCTCCGAGGCCGCGGACATCACCGACCTGATCGCCCCGAACTTCCCGTACGGCGACCCCGAGGAGAGGCCGAGACCGTGCTCCACGATCTTGTGGAGCATGTAGACGGCGAAGAGGAGGAGGAGACTCCCGCCGGTGAGGAGGACGAAGAGGGCGGTGCTCCAGACGCCGATGGCGATGAGCACGACCGCCACGAAGAGCGTCTCGCTGGCCGTGGCCGGGATCCAGGTCTCCTTGAAGGAGAACTTCAGCACATGGAGGATCTCCTGCCAGACCGGCGGGCCGGGCCGTCCCTGTACCCGTGCGATCGCCTTCCTGTGGATGCCGTGGAGGAGAAGACCGGCGAAGACCGCGAAGATGAGATATTCGATCATGTCAGTACCCTATGAACGGGGTGTCCCCCTCTTTTTCCGCTGCATTCCACCACAGGCCGAGGGCGACGAGGAAGAAGGGAAAGGCGACGACGGTCAGCACGATCGAGACCCATGTCTCGACAAGGCCGAGGTGCCACGCCGCCGAGGCGGCGACGCAGACCATGCCCGCCGCCACCGTCACCGCAAGTGCCGTCTGTTTTTTCATTGTCATCACACCGTCAGGGCGATCTCCACCACTCTGAGGAAGAGGAGGAGGGAACTCACATGGATCATCAGTACGTAGGGTGCGCCCGGCGCCCTGGTGATCTCGGCCTTTCCGATGTAGAAGGGCGCCATCCCCTCTCCCATCACGCCGACCACCAGGAACATCTTGGCGAGGAGGGGCACGGCCCCGATCCCGGCGAGCGCCCAGATGGAGAGGGTGCCGGTCGCCGCAAGGGCGATCGCCGCCCCGCCGAAGAGGGGCACGGTGGCGACCATCGCCACGATCCCGTACTGGTACGCGGCCTCCAGGACGTGCCTGTTCTTCACCGCGGCCACGATCCCGATGTTCGTGATCCCGATCATGGAGCTGAAGAGGGTGAAGTTGAAGAGGTCGCCGGAGACCATCGCCCCGAGAGTCGCGAGGCCGCAGGCGATGGCCATGAACCTCTGGAAGCGGAGTTGTTCGGGCGGGATCTCCTTCGTGTAGTAGGCGTCGCCGCCGAAGACGATGTCCACCGGTTTTTCCGGGCGGCTGACGATCGCAAGCACCGTGAACAGGAGGGCGAAGACGAAGAGGACGGCCGTGTACACGCTGAAGTAGTCGACGATGTCGCCGAACTCGACAGCCAGCAGTTCCGCCCCCTCGATGGGGAGGTCAAACATCCCGACCACCCCGCATTGTGCCGACAAGAGCCATCTTTGCCATCACCTTGAGGAGGATTGCGCCGCCCGCGATCATCACCGCGAAGAGCCAGTGCTGCGGGGCGATCATGAAGACGAAGAAGGCGGCGATCCAGAGGGCCCAGGCATAGCCCGAGGCCGTCTCGATGATCTCGAAGGCCTCGTCGTGTCCCTTGCAGAAGAACCAGAAGAGGATGCCGAGGCCTGCCACTGCGCCGCCCGAGAAGCCCGAGAGGATGATGCCGTAGACGACGAGGCCGCCGGCGAGGATCGCGGGGGCGCTGTCCATCACTTCGAGGTGCATCGTTCTCTTCGGGACCGCCGTCAGCCCTTCCTTGACGAGGTAGACCTCGGAGAGGGCCATCAGTTCGGAGATCCCGACCACCAGGCCGGGCAGGATCAGGGCCTCGGCAAGGTCGGTCGCCACCAGGGCGATGATCGCAAGGCCGGTGATCTCGGCGAGGTCGGTGAGGAGGAGGCGGTGCAGGTCGTCCTTTTCGAGCGCGAGGGCGATGAAGGCGATCGCGACCGCGACCAGGACGACCGGGAGGGCGATCTCGTAACTCATCCGTCGCGCCTCCTGAAGAGGTAGGACGCGATCGCAAAGGCCGTGAAGAGGATGCTCGTCTCGACGACGGTGTCGAGGCCCCGGGTGTTGTACAGGATCTCGTCGATGATGCCGCCCGGATGGGAGACGATCGTCGTCCCGAGGTGGGGCGTGGTCTCTGCCAGGAAGAGGGAGAAGGGCGTGAGGTACGCGGTCACGTACCCGAGGTACGGCGAGTTCTCCGGGTACTGCGCCGCGACCGGCGTCGTGTTGAAGGGTTCGCCGCCCCGATCATAGGGGTCGAGGGTGCTTGTCCTGTCGATCGTCTTCGGGTACAGGGTGTCCCCCTGGTAGGTGATCGCGGGGAGGGAGAGGGCCCCGACCAGGATGACGACGAGGACGAGCGCCGCGTAGAGGAGGGTGAGGTTCTCGTAGTCAGAGAGGATCTTCGAGATCCTGCTGATCATGGCTCTCCCCTCCTCTCGGCCACCCTGACCATGACGAAGGTGGAGATGGCGGTCACCGCGATGAAGGTGAGGAGTGCGAGGGTCTCGTCGTACGCGAGCATGACGAGGAGAAGGCCCCACCCCGGGATCTCCAGGCTGATGATCCGGGAGAGGTAGGTCTTCGGCCGCGGGAACGCGGCGGCGACGGCCCCGATGATGAGGATGGCGAGGCCGAGGATGAGTTCAGGCTCCATCTTCGTCCCTCCTCCAGGCGAGTGTGAGGACGAAGATCGTCGTGATCGGCGCAAGCAGGGCGACGGCGACGGCGACGTCGAGGTAGCCCCTATCGACGATGAAGGGCAGGATCCCGCCGATCATCACGCCGAGGGCGATGAGTTTGTCGAAGGGGTCGCGGGAGAGCGCCGTTGCGACGGCCCCGAGGAGGGCGATCGCGGCGAGGACGACCTGCAGGAACTCAATCATGCTTCACACCTCCGGCCTTTGCGCTCGCGATGGCGTTCGCCTCCAGGGTCGAGCCCACGAAGTAGGCGATACCCGCGAGGAGGGAGAGGGGGTGGTCGATGAGGAGCACGATGATCCCGGCGACGGCGAAGTTCATCACATTCAGGTACGGGAGCTTCAGGTAGGTCTCCTTCTCGGCGAGGCAGCGCACCGCGGCAAGGAGGGCGACAACCCCGCAGACGTACAGGGCGATCAACTCCGCCACCCCCAGATGCGGGCGAGGAGACGGCTTGCGTGCCTGTGCGAGAGGCCCTGGATGGTCAGGATCGCGATCACCATGCCGGCGATGAAGTTCTCGGGGGCAAAACCGATGCCGGCGAACCCGGCGACCATCAGGCTTGCAAGGACGGCGCCGGTGGTGCCGGCATAGCCCGGGTCATGGCAGATACGGTTTCCGAAAAAGACAAGGGCGGCCGCCGCGAGTCCTCCGGGAAGGCCGGCGACATAGACCCCGCACGCGGCGAGGAGGGTGCCGGCCGAGGCGTCGGGCGAGGAGACGATATTTCCCATCATCGTCCCGCCCGCGAGGGCACCGCCGTGCTCCTCGATACTCTGGCCGATGGCCGTCGCACCGCTCA of Methanofollis sp. contains these proteins:
- a CDS encoding NADH-quinone oxidoreductase subunit H, translating into MIEYLIFAVFAGLLLHGIHRKAIARVQGRPGPPVWQEILHVLKFSFKETWIPATASETLFVAVVLIAIGVWSTALFVLLTGGSLLLLFAVYMLHKIVEHGLGLSSGSPYGKFGAIRSVMSAASEIPLFATIAAVYLVTGSLMISDIQAWQAVHGPLLLAVPPAAIALYIVVLAKMHYSPFAVIESKEIVSGNVTEHFGVWRAGLDAAFALKTFVLLYAFILLFMGPMPLLLAAVTMVLLLLSLSFICALTPMLSPFDTVTIQIGVAGLIVVYVLLAGVIL
- a CDS encoding EhaG family protein, with product MSYEIALPVVLVAVAIAFIALALEKDDLHRLLLTDLAEITGLAIIALVATDLAEALILPGLVVGISELMALSEVYLVKEGLTAVPKRTMHLEVMDSAPAILAGGLVVYGIILSGFSGGAVAGLGILFWFFCKGHDEAFEIIETASGYAWALWIAAFFVFMIAPQHWLFAVMIAGGAILLKVMAKMALVGTMRGGRDV
- a CDS encoding DUF2106 family protein, yielding MISRISKILSDYENLTLLYAALVLVVILVGALSLPAITYQGDTLYPKTIDRTSTLDPYDRGGEPFNTTPVAAQYPENSPYLGYVTAYLTPFSLFLAETTPHLGTTIVSHPGGIIDEILYNTRGLDTVVETSILFTAFAIASYLFRRRDG
- a CDS encoding DUF2107 family protein, which translates into the protein MEPELILGLAILIIGAVAAAFPRPKTYLSRIISLEIPGWGLLLVMLAYDETLALLTFIAVTAISTFVMVRVAERRGEP
- a CDS encoding EhaD family protein, with the protein product MIEFLQVVLAAIALLGAVATALSRDPFDKLIALGVMIGGILPFIVDRGYLDVAVAVALLAPITTIFVLTLAWRRDEDGA
- a CDS encoding DUF2109 domain-containing protein, which produces MAELIALYVCGVVALLAAVRCLAEKETYLKLPYLNVMNFAVAGIIVLLIDHPLSLLAGIAYFVGSTLEANAIASAKAGGVKHD